A window of the Desulfobacula toluolica Tol2 genome harbors these coding sequences:
- a CDS encoding thymidylate synthase: protein MLQPLFIKATSLSDAWFQTLYRCVEQGRPFTINRGSFEGQKRLEFDFITIHITHPYSIPLLPKVNPALGFPDPVEEGYLDDYLPYLMTGEEKEGESYTYGQRICKCDLEYLPDDYRKLTKILVQEKEVWEDNNILIEQDNKYFVNQMELMIWTYKNKGYRNNQMILQVGQPSDMVLIDPPCLRHIDTRIQDGKLHFFPYFRSWDLFGGFPANLAAIEMMKQYCAEQIGVENGEIIASSKGLHIYDYVFEIAEAIRGRSMDEFRKMS, encoded by the coding sequence ATGTTACAACCGCTGTTTATCAAAGCCACAAGTCTCTCAGATGCCTGGTTCCAGACCCTTTACAGGTGTGTGGAGCAAGGCAGGCCCTTTACCATTAATCGTGGATCATTTGAGGGTCAGAAAAGACTTGAATTCGACTTTATCACCATTCATATCACTCATCCGTATTCCATTCCCCTGCTGCCAAAGGTAAATCCTGCATTGGGATTTCCTGATCCCGTGGAAGAAGGTTATTTGGATGATTATCTGCCGTATCTTATGACTGGTGAGGAAAAAGAAGGTGAGTCCTATACATATGGGCAGCGGATCTGTAAATGTGATCTGGAATATCTGCCGGATGACTATAGAAAACTGACCAAAATTCTGGTTCAGGAAAAAGAGGTCTGGGAAGACAACAATATTTTAATTGAACAAGACAATAAATATTTTGTAAACCAGATGGAGCTGATGATCTGGACCTATAAAAACAAGGGGTACAGGAACAACCAGATGATTCTTCAAGTGGGGCAGCCGTCTGATATGGTATTGATTGATCCGCCCTGTCTTCGGCATATTGATACCCGGATTCAGGATGGAAAGCTTCATTTTTTCCCTTATTTCCGGTCATGGGATCTGTTTGGCGGTTTTCCTGCAAACCTTGCAGCCATTGAAATGATGAAACAATATTGTGCTGAACAGATCGGGGTTGAAAACGGTGAAATTATAGCATCATCCAAAGGGCTTCATATTTACGATTATGTGTTTGAAATTGCCGAGGCTATCAGGGGCCGTTCAATGGATGAATTTCGGAAAATGTCTTGA
- a CDS encoding endonuclease/exonuclease/phosphatase family protein, producing the protein MAAEKSDFTAMTMNLRFGLADDGDNSWPNRKQLCAELLNRYPSTFLGIQESNHFQTRFLIQNLRDHHFIGWHNPSKERWQSNLIFYHKSWECLRNKHYFLTDTPGIESKMPGSKWPRQCVIGLFRKASYKVIVANTHFDFEESVQKKSVALVIRFLSEFPGDCPVIVTGDFNSNPDGKAHALFRAKGFCEVFDNQHSTTFHNFTGEKTLDHIDWILYRGHLKVIQKKIITDSISGRYPSDHYPVMAFFSMTN; encoded by the coding sequence ATGGCGGCAGAAAAATCCGATTTTACAGCTATGACAATGAATCTCAGGTTCGGCCTTGCCGATGATGGCGACAATTCATGGCCAAACCGGAAACAATTGTGTGCAGAACTGCTCAACCGGTATCCTTCAACTTTTTTGGGCATCCAGGAGTCCAATCACTTTCAAACCCGGTTTTTAATCCAAAATTTAAGGGATCATCATTTTATAGGCTGGCACAATCCTTCCAAAGAGAGATGGCAAAGCAATCTTATTTTTTATCACAAATCCTGGGAATGCCTTAGAAACAAACATTATTTTTTAACGGATACACCTGGCATTGAGTCCAAAATGCCGGGCAGCAAATGGCCACGGCAATGTGTCATCGGGTTGTTTCGCAAGGCATCTTACAAGGTGATTGTTGCAAATACCCATTTTGATTTTGAAGAATCCGTTCAAAAGAAAAGCGTTGCACTGGTGATCCGGTTTTTATCTGAATTTCCAGGGGACTGCCCGGTTATCGTAACCGGGGATTTTAATTCAAATCCGGACGGAAAAGCACATGCATTGTTCCGGGCCAAGGGTTTTTGTGAAGTGTTTGATAACCAGCACTCAACAACATTTCACAATTTCACCGGCGAAAAAACCCTGGATCATATAGATTGGATTTTGTATAGAGGCCATTTAAAGGTTATTCAAAAAAAAATAATCACCGATTCCATTTCAGGCCGTTATCCGTCAGACCATTACCCGGTCATGGCATTTTTTTCAATGACGAACTGA
- a CDS encoding universal stress protein, whose amino-acid sequence MKIEKILWPTDFSANAEKALPYVQSLTRQYGAEIYVLYVIRDIAHHESWYGEFGKTHINELMEWAHKSAIKRLDQICDKYMDGCPLYVKHVAVGDPAEEILKFIDTEQVDMVVMASHGEKGKFRFGSVTEKVLKNSPVPVTAIPIVPDIPA is encoded by the coding sequence ATGAAAATAGAAAAAATACTTTGGCCGACTGATTTTTCAGCCAATGCTGAAAAAGCTCTTCCCTATGTTCAATCTTTAACCCGTCAATATGGCGCTGAAATATATGTGCTTTATGTTATTCGGGATATTGCTCATCATGAATCATGGTATGGGGAATTTGGAAAGACCCATATAAATGAACTCATGGAATGGGCTCATAAGTCTGCAATAAAAAGGCTGGATCAAATCTGCGATAAATACATGGACGGATGTCCTCTCTATGTCAAGCATGTTGCTGTGGGTGATCCTGCAGAGGAAATTTTAAAATTTATCGACACTGAGCAAGTGGATATGGTTGTCATGGCAAGTCACGGCGAAAAAGGAAAATTTCGTTTTGGATCCGTAACTGAAAAAGTTTTGAAAAATTCTCCTGTACCAGTAACTGCTATCCCTATTGTTCCTGATATTCCGGCCTGA
- a CDS encoding catalase: MSEKKKLTNNAGAPVADNQNVMTAGPRGPQLLQDVWFLEKLAHFDREVIPERRMHAKGSGAYGTFTVTHDITAYTKAKIFSEIGKKTELFMRFSTVAGERGAADAERDIRGFAVKFYTEQGNWDLVGNNTPVFFLRDPLKFPDLNHAVKRDPRTNMRSALNNWDFWTSLPEALHQVTIVMSDRGIPASYRHMHGFGSHTFSLISADHKRYWVKFHFRTQQGIKNLTDQEAEAAIGKCRETHQRDLYESIEKGDFPKWTLFIQVMPEQDAATCPYNPFDLTKVWYHKDYPLIEVGEMELNKNPENYFAEVEQSAFNPANIVPGIGFSPDKMLQGRLFSYADAQRYRLGVNHHLIPVNKARCPFHSYHRDGQMRVDENHGSTLGYEPNSFGQWQDQPDFREPPLSLEGAADHWDHRADEDYYSQPGRLFKMMSDEQKKVLFENTARSIADAPKQIQIHHIENCMKADPDYGKGVADAIGIGPDEILG; the protein is encoded by the coding sequence ATGTCTGAAAAGAAAAAATTAACCAATAATGCAGGAGCTCCTGTTGCAGATAATCAGAACGTAATGACGGCAGGTCCTCGGGGGCCTCAATTGTTGCAGGATGTCTGGTTCCTGGAAAAACTGGCCCACTTTGACCGTGAAGTGATCCCGGAAAGACGGATGCATGCCAAAGGTTCAGGTGCCTATGGAACCTTTACGGTTACCCACGATATTACAGCATACACCAAAGCAAAAATATTTTCTGAAATCGGCAAAAAGACTGAATTGTTTATGCGGTTTTCCACCGTGGCCGGCGAGCGGGGTGCTGCCGATGCTGAGCGGGATATCCGTGGATTTGCCGTTAAATTTTATACTGAGCAGGGCAACTGGGATCTTGTGGGAAACAATACCCCGGTTTTTTTTCTGCGTGATCCCTTAAAATTTCCCGATCTCAACCATGCCGTCAAAAGAGATCCCAGAACCAATATGAGAAGCGCATTAAACAATTGGGATTTTTGGACATCATTACCGGAAGCCCTTCATCAGGTGACCATTGTGATGAGTGACAGGGGGATTCCTGCTTCCTACCGCCACATGCATGGATTCGGCAGCCACACCTTCAGTTTGATCAGCGCTGATCACAAACGTTATTGGGTAAAATTCCATTTTCGTACCCAACAGGGAATTAAAAATCTGACCGACCAGGAAGCTGAAGCTGCCATTGGCAAATGCCGTGAAACCCACCAAAGAGATCTGTATGAGAGCATTGAAAAAGGGGATTTCCCCAAATGGACACTGTTTATCCAGGTGATGCCGGAGCAAGATGCAGCAACTTGTCCTTACAATCCGTTTGATTTAACAAAGGTCTGGTATCATAAGGATTACCCTCTTATTGAAGTGGGTGAGATGGAATTGAATAAGAATCCGGAAAATTATTTTGCCGAAGTTGAACAATCTGCTTTTAATCCGGCAAACATCGTTCCCGGAATCGGGTTTTCTCCTGACAAGATGCTCCAGGGGCGTCTTTTCTCCTATGCCGATGCCCAGCGGTATCGACTGGGTGTAAATCATCATCTGATTCCTGTTAATAAGGCCCGGTGTCCATTTCATAGTTATCACAGGGACGGTCAAATGAGGGTTGACGAAAATCACGGCTCCACTCTTGGTTATGAACCCAATAGTTTTGGACAATGGCAGGATCAGCCGGACTTCAGGGAGCCGCCGCTAAGCCTTGAAGGAGCAGCCGATCATTGGGATCACCGGGCTGATGAGGATTATTATAGCCAACCCGGCCGATTGTTTAAAATGATGAGTGACGAACAAAAAAAAGTTTTGTTTGAAAATACAGCTCGTTCCATTGCAGATGCTCCCAAACAGATTCAAATTCACCATATTGAAAATTGTATGAAAGCAGATCCTGATTATGGTAAAGGTGTTGCAGATGCCATTGGTATCGGTCCGGATGAGATTTTAGGATAA
- a CDS encoding 4Fe-4S binding protein, translated as MSPNKFFKHEGPWSDANDPLMCSDTGDWRSKRPVVDKDKCIFCGFCAIYCPIQVMEMVENSYFSPDLAFCKGCGICAKECPKDAISMEPEGDFKK; from the coding sequence ATGTCACCAAACAAATTTTTTAAGCATGAAGGGCCGTGGTCGGATGCAAATGATCCCCTGATGTGTTCTGATACCGGGGATTGGCGAAGCAAACGCCCGGTCGTTGATAAGGACAAATGCATCTTTTGTGGCTTTTGTGCGATTTATTGTCCGATTCAGGTAATGGAGATGGTTGAAAATTCGTATTTTTCGCCTGACCTGGCATTTTGTAAAGGCTGTGGGATCTGTGCCAAAGAGTGTCCCAAAGATGCAATTTCCATGGAGCCGGAGGGGGATTTTAAAAAATGA
- a CDS encoding pyruvate synthase subunit PorA, with the protein MITKVMEKSQIKVITGNAAAAIAAKLARPDVVAAYPITPQTEIIEQISKFHANEEMDCELITVEGENSAMNAVMAASLAGGRVFTATSSWGLAFMYDAVLATAGARAPVVMVNVNRETPGIIAVSSGQQDMISTRDCGWIFLIAEDCQEVLDMVLQAYRLAEDYDIQVPVMVHYDGFYLSYLSEGVDVPFQEDVDKFLAVLKDQPERTKLTPGEKLGCGSHGILGGYLELRHKHVSAMERSKEKFKQIDKEFEDIFGRSYGGLIEEYRMDDADVVLVGSGSMCGTIKTVIDTKRDAGVKVGLLKMRMYRPFPSEAMVKALKGKKAIGVVDRSLCFGFKGGPIYTELKAFETKLNGSKMISFIDGIANTDITTANVGQMIDTTCDLAAGKDVREVTWVSYPEAQEDGGL; encoded by the coding sequence ATGATTACAAAAGTAATGGAAAAATCACAGATTAAGGTTATAACAGGAAATGCCGCAGCCGCCATTGCTGCGAAACTTGCCCGTCCGGACGTGGTGGCAGCATACCCGATTACACCCCAGACAGAAATTATCGAGCAGATTTCCAAATTTCATGCAAACGAAGAAATGGATTGTGAACTGATTACCGTTGAGGGCGAAAACTCCGCCATGAACGCTGTTATGGCCGCCTCCCTTGCCGGCGGGCGGGTATTTACGGCTACGTCTTCATGGGGGCTTGCATTCATGTATGATGCTGTTCTGGCAACAGCCGGAGCAAGGGCTCCCGTGGTCATGGTCAATGTAAACCGTGAAACACCCGGTATTATTGCCGTATCTTCAGGCCAGCAGGACATGATCTCCACAAGGGATTGCGGATGGATTTTCCTGATTGCCGAGGATTGTCAGGAAGTTCTTGACATGGTTCTCCAGGCCTATCGCCTGGCTGAAGATTATGACATCCAGGTGCCGGTTATGGTTCATTATGACGGGTTTTACCTGTCGTATCTGTCTGAAGGTGTGGATGTGCCTTTTCAGGAAGATGTGGATAAATTTTTAGCTGTTTTAAAAGATCAGCCGGAAAGAACAAAACTTACTCCCGGAGAAAAACTGGGCTGCGGTTCTCATGGAATCCTTGGCGGATATCTTGAGCTTCGGCACAAACATGTGTCTGCAATGGAGAGGTCCAAAGAGAAATTCAAGCAGATTGATAAGGAGTTTGAAGATATTTTCGGTCGCAGCTACGGTGGCCTTATTGAAGAATATCGAATGGATGATGCAGATGTGGTTCTGGTGGGTTCAGGTTCAATGTGCGGCACAATTAAAACCGTTATTGATACGAAAAGAGATGCAGGTGTCAAAGTCGGTCTTTTGAAGATGAGAATGTACAGGCCCTTCCCAAGCGAAGCAATGGTTAAAGCGCTCAAAGGCAAAAAAGCCATTGGCGTTGTGGACAGAAGCCTTTGTTTCGGATTCAAGGGCGGTCCCATATATACTGAACTCAAAGCTTTTGAAACAAAGCTTAACGGTTCAAAAATGATCAGTTTTATTGATGGTATTGCCAACACGGATATCACAACCGCCAATGTCGGGCAAATGATTGATACAACTTGTGATCTTGCTGCGGGCAAGGATGTTCGTGAAGTCACATGGGTTTCATATCCTGAAGCCCAGGAAGATGGAGGGCTTTAA
- a CDS encoding thiamine pyrophosphate-dependent enzyme, whose product MTEKKKGKLTKVLDHLKHEDPFSKGVAFCPGCGLELLIRLIPRILGNDIVITGTPSCSAPVLLGQNNQSWHKLSYFGTLMTGAAANATGLARYYRKAGIDNTVVCFNGDGTAADIGFGNLSGAAERNEPFIYICYDNEGYMNTGIQKSGTTPFGATTTTTPFGSASKGKNLRRMSLALKMAMHKIPYAATATLSDLDDLAKKLLKAKEAKKRGFAFLHILAPCTTGWGFAPENTIEVCRRAVKTNYFPLWEAENGKIRMTKTVKKPKPISNYTQLSKKFAHLNEADLQILQDDVDYEYCMLGGLSQLEAECQLPVSAED is encoded by the coding sequence ATGACGGAAAAAAAGAAAGGCAAACTGACAAAGGTTCTGGATCACCTCAAGCATGAGGACCCTTTTTCAAAAGGAGTGGCATTCTGCCCTGGCTGCGGTCTTGAGTTATTGATACGACTGATCCCCAGAATTTTGGGCAATGATATCGTCATTACCGGTACGCCATCGTGTTCAGCGCCAGTTCTGCTTGGACAGAACAACCAGTCATGGCATAAACTGTCTTATTTTGGAACCTTGATGACAGGTGCTGCCGCCAATGCCACAGGTCTTGCCAGATATTACAGAAAAGCGGGCATTGATAACACGGTTGTCTGTTTCAACGGTGATGGAACAGCCGCAGATATCGGGTTTGGAAACCTGTCCGGTGCTGCGGAAAGAAACGAACCTTTTATTTATATTTGTTATGACAATGAAGGTTACATGAATACCGGTATCCAGAAAAGCGGCACCACCCCCTTTGGTGCGACCACAACAACAACGCCGTTTGGATCGGCTTCCAAAGGGAAGAATCTTAGAAGAATGAGTCTTGCCCTGAAAATGGCCATGCACAAAATTCCCTATGCCGCCACCGCCACCTTAAGCGACCTGGACGATCTTGCGAAAAAATTATTAAAAGCCAAAGAAGCCAAAAAAAGAGGTTTTGCATTCCTTCATATTCTTGCTCCCTGCACAACCGGCTGGGGTTTCGCACCTGAAAATACCATTGAAGTGTGCCGAAGGGCTGTAAAAACAAATTATTTCCCCCTTTGGGAAGCAGAAAATGGCAAAATCAGGATGACCAAAACCGTTAAAAAACCCAAACCTATATCCAACTATACCCAGTTGAGTAAAAAATTCGCTCATTTGAATGAAGCAGATCTTCAGATCCTTCAGGATGATGTGGATTACGAATACTGTATGTTGGGCGGGTTGAGCCAGCTGGAAGCAGAATGTCAGCTTCCGGTATCTGCGGAAGATTAG